One window of Desulfobacca acetoxidans DSM 11109 genomic DNA carries:
- a CDS encoding TIGR00341 family protein, with protein MEHQGMYKENQEDRAGRFQWLQTTPERLLHVTEEISQGSEPKISFYALLASASLIASFGLIANSTAVIIGAMLVSPLMTPIIGISLALVLGDTSLLGRALRAEAMGVALAIGIAAFLGVFPLALEVTPEMLSRTEPNLLDLLVAVLAGFAGTYALIDARLSPALPGVAIATAIVPPLANSGLCLAMGAFHGAWGSFLLFFANFLAILLVSAGTFVAAGMAPRIPWSNKWEFARTFGVAVAGFLIVALLLTHTLVRIVKERYLNNAIRENLTEELSGFPSTSLVELWQKQFEDKLYILATVRTPSIISPDKVTAIQEVLSRRLDIPTELIIRAILAKDVSATGSTSQVTAQNLDGFFISRKLNPEVMRIQLAEQALREVLIHRPDIILSEVKIVQFPRGPVVVANLQTSRPLTPEEVKELEEKIQERLFEPNIRLLTRCLSTIDIDAHGRILYAWSHFGSQSPVDAALQDKVEKAVATELGKFPGLFVNNVDALAEDDRWSVRVEASGIKIPTSKELNQVEKSVSRRVNRNTFIYLWFRSETMLTREGLLSVEDFTNNQLRERKRQ; from the coding sequence ATGGAACATCAAGGTATGTACAAAGAAAACCAAGAAGATCGTGCTGGCAGGTTCCAATGGCTGCAGACGACTCCGGAACGCCTCCTGCACGTGACAGAAGAAATATCTCAAGGCTCAGAACCAAAGATAAGTTTCTATGCCCTCCTGGCCTCCGCCTCGCTTATTGCCAGCTTCGGTCTTATTGCCAACAGTACGGCGGTAATCATCGGCGCCATGCTTGTGTCCCCTCTAATGACCCCCATTATCGGTATTTCTCTGGCCCTGGTCTTAGGGGATACGTCCCTCTTGGGGCGGGCGTTACGGGCCGAGGCCATGGGCGTGGCTTTAGCCATTGGCATTGCCGCCTTTCTGGGGGTATTCCCCTTAGCTCTGGAAGTGACGCCAGAAATGCTGTCTCGCACCGAACCAAATCTGCTGGACCTCCTGGTGGCGGTGTTGGCGGGATTTGCCGGTACCTATGCCTTGATTGACGCTAGGTTGTCTCCGGCGCTGCCGGGGGTGGCCATCGCTACGGCAATTGTCCCTCCCCTGGCTAACTCCGGTCTATGTCTGGCTATGGGGGCATTTCACGGTGCCTGGGGGTCGTTTCTATTATTTTTTGCCAACTTTTTGGCCATCTTATTGGTTTCTGCCGGCACTTTCGTCGCCGCCGGCATGGCTCCTCGCATTCCCTGGTCCAATAAATGGGAATTTGCCCGAACCTTCGGGGTGGCAGTGGCAGGATTCTTAATAGTGGCCTTATTGCTTACCCACACGTTGGTACGCATTGTCAAGGAGCGTTATCTGAACAACGCCATCCGGGAGAACCTTACGGAAGAGCTATCGGGTTTCCCCTCTACTTCACTCGTGGAACTCTGGCAGAAACAATTCGAGGATAAGCTCTATATCCTGGCTACGGTTCGAACCCCAAGCATTATATCCCCCGATAAAGTCACGGCTATACAAGAGGTACTCAGCCGCCGGTTGGACATTCCCACTGAACTCATCATACGAGCGATCCTGGCCAAAGACGTCAGCGCCACCGGTTCCACCAGTCAGGTGACAGCTCAAAACCTGGACGGCTTTTTCATATCAAGGAAACTCAATCCTGAGGTTATGCGGATTCAATTAGCGGAACAGGCATTGCGGGAAGTATTAATTCATCGGCCCGATATTATCCTCTCCGAAGTGAAGATAGTGCAGTTTCCCCGCGGACCGGTGGTGGTGGCGAACTTGCAAACTTCCAGGCCGCTCACTCCCGAAGAGGTTAAGGAATTGGAAGAAAAGATACAGGAGCGTTTGTTCGAACCCAATATTCGGCTGTTGACCCGCTGTTTGAGCACCATTGACATCGATGCCCACGGCCGGATTCTTTACGCCTGGTCCCACTTCGGTTCCCAGTCCCCGGTCGATGCAGCCCTTCAGGACAAGGTGGAAAAGGCGGTAGCTACAGAGCTGGGGAAATTCCCTGGCCTCTTTGTCAATAACGTGGATGCCCTGGCAGAGGATGACCGCTGGAGCGTCCGGGTAGAGGCCTCCGGGATAAAAATCCCCACTTCCAAGGAGTTGAACCAGGTTGAAAAATCGGTGTCCCGGCGGGTGAACCGAAACACTTTTATTTACCTGTGGTTCCGGAGTGAGACCATGCTCACCCGGGAGGGCCTCCTATCAGTAGAAGATTTTACCAATAATCAGCTAAGAGAAAGGAAGAGACAATAA
- a CDS encoding SH3 domain-containing protein, whose product MSMFPRLLMLISLALGVWGCATTEPVKVETAPVERETFFYVGAIELPLKSSPEPDSSIVASVSLNDRVQQLERRGSWFLVRSEDGRQGWANDRDLELRPISELYVRRWGVSLRAEPQKSSKSLVRLRTNDQVTLLEEKPKGWVKISVPRTGKTGWLELSDLSLTKVAVRRVIRSKSGGTASAATEEVVEEAGTIPEEAPPSGVPSLLEPKPAAAATPPAKPAPAAEPHKAKPGMFEPL is encoded by the coding sequence ATGAGCATGTTTCCACGGTTGCTTATGCTGATATCCTTGGCTTTGGGAGTGTGGGGTTGTGCCACAACAGAACCGGTAAAGGTGGAAACTGCACCAGTGGAACGAGAAACCTTTTTCTATGTTGGTGCCATCGAATTGCCGTTAAAAAGCTCCCCAGAGCCGGATAGCAGCATTGTTGCTAGCGTAAGTCTTAACGATCGGGTGCAGCAGCTAGAACGGCGGGGGAGTTGGTTTCTCGTCCGTTCCGAAGATGGCCGCCAGGGATGGGCCAATGATCGGGACTTGGAACTTAGACCCATATCAGAGTTGTACGTCCGGCGTTGGGGGGTCTCATTGAGAGCTGAGCCCCAGAAGAGCAGCAAAAGCTTGGTTCGACTGCGCACCAACGACCAGGTGACTCTGCTGGAGGAAAAACCAAAGGGCTGGGTCAAAATTTCCGTGCCTCGCACTGGCAAAACCGGGTGGTTGGAGCTCAGCGATCTGTCTCTTACTAAGGTAGCGGTGCGCCGGGTAATCCGTTCCAAAAGCGGTGGGACCGCGTCCGCGGCTACGGAAGAGGTTGTAGAAGAAGCAGGAACGATCCCGGAGGAAGCTCCTCCTTCTGGTGTTCCCAGTCTGTTAGAACCAAAACCTGCGGCTGCAGCAACGCCTCCAGCTAAACCGGCTCCTGCCGCCGAGCCTCACAAGGCCAAACCAGGCATGTTTGAACCCTTGTAG
- a CDS encoding outer membrane beta-barrel protein gives MLKRQRFRTGVVITMAFALFLSIPAPPASAMSSGDAIVATFVPLGVVLGATAASYLLYKNRLAQPADAKGCLGYRGPGEFFIGGFVGAGFIPHSTWTYRVGGINYSADAMKIDPGVTGGIKLGYFLESFPYFGVEAEGSIGSQRQPSQTLAVNPPQAGATALRVPGQTLLAWTMAFHLLGRYGFYQDAEVPFGRLQPYVGVGPGLVMLYAEADSAKNFSLELEAGLRYMFTKHFGGFLEYKFSKQWSVELESQQVFLNTIGSASGRGVFDFDRHQAVVGLAYHF, from the coding sequence ATGTTAAAAAGACAGAGATTTCGGACTGGTGTGGTAATTACCATGGCTTTCGCCCTGTTCTTGTCAATCCCAGCGCCACCGGCCTCGGCCATGTCCTCCGGCGATGCGATTGTCGCGACGTTTGTGCCCCTCGGGGTGGTGTTGGGGGCAACGGCGGCGAGTTACCTGCTCTATAAGAACCGCCTCGCCCAACCGGCCGACGCCAAGGGCTGCCTGGGTTATCGCGGACCGGGGGAATTCTTTATCGGCGGCTTTGTCGGCGCTGGCTTCATCCCTCATAGCACCTGGACCTATCGGGTGGGAGGAATAAACTATTCAGCCGACGCCATGAAGATTGACCCCGGAGTCACCGGCGGTATCAAACTGGGCTATTTCCTGGAAAGTTTCCCGTACTTCGGAGTGGAAGCCGAGGGAAGCATCGGCAGTCAGCGCCAGCCCTCCCAGACGCTGGCCGTCAACCCCCCGCAGGCCGGAGCCACAGCCTTGAGGGTCCCTGGACAAACCCTTCTTGCCTGGACCATGGCCTTTCATCTCCTGGGACGTTATGGTTTCTATCAGGACGCAGAGGTTCCCTTCGGCCGTCTCCAGCCTTACGTAGGCGTCGGACCCGGCTTGGTCATGCTCTATGCCGAAGCTGACTCCGCCAAGAATTTTTCTCTGGAACTGGAAGCTGGCCTGCGTTACATGTTTACCAAACATTTCGGGGGCTTCCTGGAATATAAATTCAGCAAACAGTGGAGTGTGGAATTGGAGTCTCAGCAGGTCTTTTTGAATACCATCGGCAGTGCCTCGGGCAGAGGCGTCTTTGACTTTGACCGCCATCAGGCGGTGGTGGGTCTGGCCTATCATTTTTAG
- a CDS encoding single-stranded DNA-binding protein gives MSRGINKVILIGNLGSDPEMRYTANGAAIARFNIATSESYTDKEGNRQDRTEWHRIVAWRKLAEICGQYLSKGRLVYIEGRLRTTSWEKDGVKRYTTEIEARDMQMLGPAGERPLKEAEEPFPPPPGGPMEEDDFPF, from the coding sequence ATGAGCAGAGGGATAAATAAAGTCATTCTTATCGGTAACTTAGGGTCGGATCCCGAAATGAGATATACGGCCAATGGTGCCGCCATAGCCAGATTTAATATCGCCACCTCGGAAAGCTATACCGATAAAGAAGGCAATCGCCAGGACCGGACCGAGTGGCACCGTATTGTTGCCTGGCGCAAATTGGCGGAGATCTGTGGGCAATATCTCTCCAAAGGGAGATTGGTCTATATTGAAGGGCGTCTTCGGACTACCTCTTGGGAAAAAGACGGAGTGAAACGATATACTACAGAAATCGAAGCGCGCGACATGCAAATGCTGGGCCCTGCCGGAGAACGGCCGCTGAAAGAAGCGGAAGAGCCTTTTCCGCCGCCACCGGGAGGTCCTATGGAAGAGGATGATTTTCCTTTCTAG
- a CDS encoding spore maturation protein has protein sequence MEKLQVSFQYIIPLFIFFTVAYGFARKTPVYESFVSGAKDGINIIVGIFPYVLAIFIMVKTLQASGAHDFFKKVFAAVAAPLHLPPEIFSIALVKPMSNAATLGIFTEILKTTGPDSLASIISAVIMGSAETTFYVIAVYLGSVGIRKSRYLVPVCLTADLVGIAVAVTVVMLLF, from the coding sequence ATGGAAAAGCTACAAGTTTCCTTTCAGTATATTATCCCGTTGTTTATTTTTTTCACCGTTGCCTACGGCTTCGCCAGGAAGACGCCGGTTTACGAGTCTTTTGTTTCGGGCGCTAAAGATGGCATTAATATTATCGTTGGGATTTTTCCCTATGTCCTGGCCATCTTCATCATGGTCAAGACCTTGCAGGCCTCGGGGGCGCATGATTTTTTCAAAAAAGTTTTTGCTGCAGTAGCAGCGCCACTGCATCTCCCCCCTGAAATCTTTTCCATCGCCCTGGTTAAACCGATGTCCAACGCCGCTACCCTGGGCATCTTCACTGAAATTCTGAAAACTACCGGCCCCGACTCTCTAGCCAGCATTATTTCGGCGGTGATTATGGGGAGCGCCGAGACCACTTTTTACGTTATTGCCGTCTATTTAGGCTCGGTTGGCATCCGCAAGTCAAGGTACCTGGTGCCGGTATGCCTGACGGCGGACTTGGTAGGGATTGCGGTGGCAGTCACCGTGGTGATGCTGCTGTTTTAA
- a CDS encoding nucleoside recognition domain-containing protein gives MNAIWMVLICLSVLFAVVNGSIGGFTQALFEAGKAAVEVCIYLLGIVSLWLGLTKILEDCGIIYKMSNFFRPVISLLFRNIPKGHPAVTNITLNLLANVLGIGNAATPLGIKAMEDLQTLNPKPDTVTFEMMLFIVINTASVQLIPFTVIGLLASYGSKNPNQVMLPTFIATIISAATAVVILYVFKVLNSRKP, from the coding sequence ATGAACGCCATCTGGATGGTGCTTATCTGCCTCAGTGTCCTGTTCGCCGTCGTGAACGGTAGCATTGGCGGATTTACTCAGGCCCTGTTCGAGGCCGGCAAGGCCGCCGTGGAGGTCTGCATCTATCTCCTGGGGATTGTCTCACTGTGGCTGGGGCTGACGAAAATCCTGGAAGATTGCGGTATAATCTATAAAATGTCCAACTTCTTCCGACCGGTTATCTCACTGTTGTTCCGCAACATCCCGAAGGGCCATCCGGCCGTCACCAACATCACCCTGAACCTGCTGGCCAACGTTCTGGGTATTGGCAACGCCGCGACACCATTAGGGATCAAGGCCATGGAGGACCTCCAGACGCTCAACCCCAAACCCGACACGGTCACCTTTGAGATGATGCTCTTCATTGTCATCAATACGGCCAGCGTGCAGTTGATTCCCTTTACGGTCATCGGCCTCCTGGCCAGCTACGGCTCCAAAAACCCGAACCAGGTCATGCTGCCCACCTTCATCGCCACGATCATCTCAGCAGCTACAGCCGTGGTCATTCTCTATGTATTTAAAGTATTGAACAGCAGAAAGCCCTGA
- a CDS encoding ABC transporter ATP-binding protein, protein MKTAIQLEGLRKAYYRGMLRRRRQPVLRDLHLRIPAGIIFGILGPNGAGKTTLISIMATLLLPDAGSVRVLGLDALQQAAQLRQRINLASGAAKFVWSLTVEENLRFYGRLYGLRGDSLTERVREVVALFELEAWRRSPFETLSSGLKQRLALAKALISRPELLFLDEPTNGLDPVAAQHTREEIARLNRQSGMTIILTTHNMREAEMLCHEVGFLGEGQILAQGGIPALQAQLALGDRVTLLFAGKPPEMNFQGLPGVLEWRLQSPEVELVLDHSDSRLPGIIREIDAAGGDLSQIRVQEVDLEDLYREFSQ, encoded by the coding sequence ATGAAAACAGCCATTCAACTGGAAGGGCTTAGAAAAGCGTATTACCGCGGCATGCTGCGCCGGCGTCGGCAGCCGGTGCTCCGGGATTTGCACCTGAGGATCCCCGCCGGGATCATCTTCGGGATCTTAGGTCCTAACGGCGCCGGCAAGACCACCCTTATTTCTATCATGGCCACACTGCTCTTGCCGGACGCCGGCTCAGTCCGGGTGCTGGGTTTGGACGCCTTACAGCAGGCGGCCCAACTGCGGCAACGGATCAATCTGGCCAGCGGCGCCGCCAAATTTGTCTGGTCCCTGACCGTTGAGGAAAATCTCCGTTTTTATGGCCGTCTGTATGGCCTCCGGGGCGATAGCCTGACTGAGCGGGTCCGGGAGGTGGTGGCCCTTTTTGAACTGGAGGCTTGGCGGCGCAGCCCCTTTGAAACCCTGTCTTCGGGTCTGAAACAGCGGCTGGCCCTGGCCAAGGCCTTGATCAGCAGGCCGGAGCTGCTCTTCCTGGACGAACCTACCAACGGCTTGGATCCGGTGGCGGCCCAGCACACCCGGGAGGAGATCGCCCGCCTGAACCGCCAGAGCGGCATGACCATTATCCTCACCACCCACAATATGCGGGAGGCGGAAATGTTGTGCCATGAGGTGGGGTTTCTGGGGGAAGGCCAGATTCTGGCCCAGGGCGGCATCCCCGCTCTCCAGGCCCAACTGGCGTTGGGGGACCGGGTCACCCTGTTGTTTGCCGGAAAGCCTCCGGAAATGAACTTCCAGGGCTTGCCCGGAGTGTTGGAATGGCGGCTGCAATCGCCTGAAGTGGAGCTGGTGTTGGATCATAGCGACAGCCGCCTGCCCGGGATCATACGGGAGATTGACGCAGCCGGGGGTGATCTCAGCCAGATCAGGGTGCAAGAGGTGGACTTGGAGGATCTCTACCGTGAATTTAGTCAATGA
- a CDS encoding ABC transporter permease codes for MNLVNEAIKVWAFTARGGIMNRRNVFAVFEMLFWPLMGLFSVGLLTRFLELGPETVSFVLIGAVAMNTVQIAQLDVSYALLYDVWGKSLKHALIAPINLVHVVLGSGLVGLIRGLVVFGVMLGLSIWAFGMDLSRQGWPALLIFFIGLFLVAVIEGVIVLSLVLLFGHRAEITAWAVSYLVLLLSGMYYPVTLLPPILQTVAQVFPLTHFLEYFRHFYGFPLSASWPLWRGFGLSLAYLAGGYILITLSLRLARKRGTLLKLSE; via the coding sequence GTGAATTTAGTCAATGAGGCGATCAAGGTCTGGGCCTTTACCGCCCGGGGCGGCATTATGAACCGCCGCAATGTCTTTGCGGTCTTCGAAATGCTGTTCTGGCCTTTAATGGGTCTGTTCTCCGTGGGGCTGCTGACCCGCTTCCTCGAGTTAGGGCCGGAGACGGTTTCCTTTGTGCTCATCGGCGCAGTAGCCATGAACACGGTGCAGATCGCCCAACTGGATGTGTCCTATGCCCTGCTCTACGATGTCTGGGGCAAAAGTTTGAAACACGCTCTTATTGCCCCTATCAACCTGGTGCACGTTGTGCTCGGGTCCGGACTGGTGGGTCTGATCCGGGGTCTGGTGGTCTTTGGAGTTATGCTGGGTTTAAGCATCTGGGCCTTTGGGATGGATTTAAGCCGCCAGGGCTGGCCGGCCCTCCTGATTTTTTTTATCGGGCTGTTCCTGGTGGCGGTGATCGAAGGGGTAATAGTGTTGTCCCTGGTGCTCCTGTTCGGACACCGGGCGGAAATCACCGCCTGGGCCGTTTCCTATCTTGTACTGCTCCTCTCGGGGATGTATTATCCGGTGACGCTTCTGCCGCCCATCTTGCAGACCGTGGCCCAGGTCTTTCCCTTGACTCATTTTTTAGAGTATTTCCGGCATTTTTACGGCTTCCCTCTGTCCGCCTCCTGGCCGTTATGGCGGGGCTTTGGTCTCAGCCTGGCCTATCTGGCCGGGGGCTACATTCTAATTACTCTGAGCCTCAGGTTGGCCCGGAAGCGGGGCACCTTGTTGAAATTGTCGGAATAG
- the murI gene encoding glutamate racemase — protein MIGVFDSGFGGLAVLREFLQALPDYDYLYLGDNARIPYGTRSDQVVLKFTRQAVDYLFRQGCILIILACHTASSKALRTIQQYYLPVHYPNNRVLGVVIPTVEEALSRTVSGRIGIIGTEGTVASNSFPIELHKLNPGVQVFQQACPLLVPIIEAGEQDGEVADLMLNKYLGPFEAHRIDTLILGCTHYSILKTKIKNLLGQKIQIICSGEVTAVKLADYLRRHPEINQRLSRTGQRHYLTTDLTPRFQDLASLFMGEAIQAEVIQL, from the coding sequence ATGATCGGCGTTTTTGATTCAGGTTTTGGCGGGCTGGCGGTACTGCGGGAATTCTTGCAGGCCTTGCCGGACTATGATTACCTTTATCTGGGCGACAATGCCCGCATTCCCTACGGCACCCGCTCTGATCAGGTGGTATTGAAGTTTACCCGGCAGGCGGTGGATTATCTCTTCCGGCAGGGGTGTATACTTATCATCCTGGCCTGCCACACCGCCTCCTCCAAGGCCCTGCGGACCATTCAGCAATACTATCTGCCGGTGCACTATCCCAACAACCGCGTCCTGGGGGTGGTCATCCCCACCGTGGAAGAGGCCCTGAGCCGGACGGTGAGCGGCCGGATCGGCATCATCGGCACTGAAGGGACGGTGGCTTCCAACTCCTTTCCGATCGAATTGCATAAGCTCAACCCTGGTGTTCAGGTATTCCAACAGGCCTGTCCGCTGCTGGTCCCCATCATTGAGGCCGGCGAGCAGGACGGCGAGGTGGCAGACCTGATGTTAAACAAATATCTTGGCCCCTTCGAGGCCCACCGAATCGACACCTTGATTTTAGGCTGTACACACTATTCTATTTTGAAAACAAAGATAAAAAACCTTCTGGGCCAAAAAATTCAGATTATCTGTTCCGGCGAGGTGACAGCGGTGAAACTGGCGGACTATCTCCGGCGACATCCGGAAATCAATCAGCGCTTGAGCCGCACGGGCCAGAGACACTATCTCACCACCGATCTAACGCCCCGTTTCCAGGATCTGGCCAGTCTCTTTATGGGCGAGGCCATCCAAGCCGAAGTAATACAGCTATAA
- a CDS encoding polyphenol oxidase family protein yields MICRRVQQDGLAWFRLALLDQFPELEHRLWTRCGGVSQPPYEGLNLSFSVGDNPKRVSRNRSLIQQAMGVTELVSVGQIHSKNTLILSSQNRLHYDREIQGIDILITDIPGVGLLIKQADCQAVILYDPETRVIANVHCGWRGNVQNVLGQAVDQLREVFGCRPESLRAGISPSLGPCCAEFTHYREEFPEAFWTYQIKPMFFDLWRLSCDQLIAAGLRSEHIQVAALCTRCQAGDFFSYRRDRITGRNGTVVALHPS; encoded by the coding sequence GTGATATGCAGGCGGGTGCAACAGGATGGGTTGGCCTGGTTTCGTTTGGCTTTATTAGATCAATTTCCGGAACTGGAACACCGCCTCTGGACCCGGTGCGGCGGAGTCAGTCAACCTCCTTATGAGGGACTCAATCTCAGCTTTTCAGTGGGAGACAACCCCAAGCGGGTAAGCCGCAACCGTTCCTTGATACAGCAGGCCATGGGAGTGACGGAACTTGTCAGCGTCGGCCAGATCCATAGCAAAAACACCCTGATCCTCTCTTCCCAAAACCGGCTGCACTATGACCGGGAGATTCAGGGCATTGACATTCTCATTACCGATATTCCCGGCGTCGGTCTGTTGATTAAGCAGGCGGACTGCCAGGCAGTGATTCTTTATGACCCGGAAACGCGGGTGATTGCCAACGTCCATTGCGGTTGGCGTGGCAACGTGCAGAATGTTTTAGGGCAGGCGGTCGATCAATTGCGGGAGGTCTTCGGCTGCCGGCCGGAGTCGCTGCGGGCTGGCATCAGTCCGTCGCTCGGTCCTTGCTGCGCCGAATTCACTCACTACCGAGAGGAATTTCCCGAGGCGTTTTGGACCTACCAAATCAAACCGATGTTCTTTGACCTCTGGCGCCTCAGTTGCGACCAACTCATCGCTGCGGGGCTGAGATCGGAACACATCCAGGTAGCTGCACTATGCACCCGCTGTCAGGCGGGAGATTTTTTCTCCTACCGGCGCGATAGGATTACCGGCAGAAACGGCACCGTAGTGGCACTGCACCCGAGTTAA
- the ruvB gene encoding Holliday junction branch migration DNA helicase RuvB, with translation MEEQERFVSSRRHPEDLGLEIGLRPRSLREFVGQDEVKRSLELAITAAKGRSEALDHILLHGHPGLGKTTLATIIAQELGAGLRTTSGPVIERPGDLAALLTNQKPGDVLFIDEIHRLPHVVEEVLYPAMEDYKLDLIIGQGPGARAIRLDIPRFTLVGATTRAGLLTPALRDRFGLMLRVEFYHPDHLQAIVTRSAGALQIDIEVAGAAEIARRSRGTPRIANRLLKRVRDFAQVHGDGRITRQIADAALNLLEVDNRGFDRMDRRILLTIIEKFDGGPVGVDTLAAALCEERDTLEDVYEPFLIQCGFLNRTPRGRVATRLAQEYFDRKPKKGKQPSLEF, from the coding sequence ATGGAAGAACAGGAACGTTTTGTCAGTTCCCGGCGCCATCCCGAGGATCTGGGACTGGAAATCGGTCTCAGACCGCGGTCGCTGCGGGAGTTTGTCGGTCAGGACGAGGTCAAGCGCAGTCTGGAGCTAGCCATTACCGCGGCCAAGGGGCGGAGTGAAGCCCTGGACCATATCCTCCTGCACGGCCACCCCGGTTTAGGTAAAACCACCCTCGCTACTATCATTGCCCAGGAGCTGGGAGCAGGTCTGAGAACCACCTCCGGTCCGGTGATCGAACGTCCAGGGGACCTAGCGGCGCTGCTTACCAACCAGAAGCCTGGAGACGTCCTCTTCATCGACGAAATCCACCGCCTGCCGCACGTAGTGGAAGAGGTCCTTTATCCGGCCATGGAAGATTATAAACTGGACCTGATCATCGGCCAGGGACCGGGTGCCAGGGCAATTCGCCTGGATATTCCTCGTTTTACCCTGGTGGGGGCGACCACTCGGGCGGGGCTGTTGACCCCGGCCCTGCGGGACCGTTTCGGGCTGATGCTGCGGGTGGAATTTTACCACCCGGATCATCTCCAGGCCATTGTTACCCGATCCGCCGGGGCGCTGCAGATCGACATTGAGGTTGCCGGAGCTGCAGAGATCGCCCGGCGGTCCCGGGGCACACCGCGCATTGCCAACCGCCTGCTGAAGCGGGTGCGGGATTTCGCTCAGGTTCATGGCGACGGCCGCATTACCCGGCAGATCGCCGATGCCGCCTTGAATCTGCTTGAGGTCGATAACCGTGGTTTTGACCGCATGGATCGACGGATCCTTCTGACCATCATCGAAAAATTCGACGGCGGCCCCGTGGGGGTAGATACTCTGGCAGCCGCCCTGTGCGAGGAACGCGATACCCTGGAAGATGTCTACGAACCCTTCCTCATTCAGTGCGGCTTCCTGAACCGCACTCCACGCGGACGCGTCGCCACCCGCCTAGCCCAGGAATATTTCGACCGGAAGCCGAAAAAGGGCAAACAGCCGTCGTTGGAATTCTAG
- a CDS encoding type II toxin-antitoxin system HicB family antitoxin, with amino-acid sequence MKKIMKEPEDYLKKPYSRILIPDEESGTYTALILEFPGCIAQGDTPSEAYEHLEDSANDWIKTAINLQQEIPSPSQSMSFGGRILLRLPKSLHRQLSITAHREGVSLNQFIVYSLAEKIGSFSLYEKVTKKLDQRICMLAMNIAANTVEKYLNIDPEKIGWKEEVRSNAGDQTDCFFLQGSGRSTHTI; translated from the coding sequence ATGAAAAAGATAATGAAAGAGCCAGAGGATTATTTGAAAAAACCATATTCCCGCATTCTAATTCCTGATGAAGAAAGTGGAACATATACTGCATTAATATTGGAGTTTCCAGGTTGTATTGCTCAAGGGGATACACCATCAGAGGCTTATGAACATTTAGAAGATTCTGCAAATGATTGGATAAAGACAGCGATTAATCTTCAACAGGAAATTCCTTCTCCATCACAATCCATGTCATTTGGGGGAAGAATTCTTCTTAGATTACCTAAAAGCCTGCATAGACAATTATCAATAACTGCCCATAGAGAAGGTGTTAGTTTAAACCAATTTATAGTCTATTCTCTTGCAGAAAAAATTGGCTCTTTTAGCCTATATGAAAAAGTTACTAAAAAACTTGATCAAAGAATATGTATGTTAGCTATGAATATAGCTGCTAATACCGTGGAAAAATATCTAAATATAGATCCAGAAAAAATTGGTTGGAAAGAGGAGGTTCGTTCCAATGCCGGAGACCAAACAGATTGCTTTTTCCTACAAGGAAGTGGCCGAAGCACTCATACGATATAA
- a CDS encoding DVU0298 family protein has product MMVDTRKSKRDQITHLLRVSDFQALANLAGRGGGVVTTLVQMLYQPDDLLHWRAAEALGFIAQAHPKRIEKIIGRLLWSLNEDSGSFGWGAAAVLGEIGRNNIKLVEEIILMLFNCLEEEFSREGMLWGLGRLGQVHPQVVRQAAPRIQACLADSNPQVITHAVWCLGIIGVQEASSDIRRLVDNPQPVKLYEDGVLRDTTVGQISAEALERLASYPETDI; this is encoded by the coding sequence ATGATGGTTGACACACGTAAATCCAAACGCGATCAGATCACTCACCTGTTGAGGGTAAGTGATTTTCAGGCCCTGGCGAACCTGGCCGGCAGGGGCGGGGGAGTGGTGACCACCTTGGTGCAGATGCTCTATCAACCCGATGATCTGCTTCATTGGCGGGCCGCTGAAGCCCTGGGTTTTATCGCTCAAGCTCATCCTAAGCGCATCGAAAAGATTATCGGTCGGCTCCTCTGGTCATTGAACGAGGACTCTGGCAGTTTCGGTTGGGGGGCCGCTGCCGTCTTGGGCGAGATCGGCAGAAATAACATAAAATTGGTTGAAGAAATTATCCTGATGCTGTTTAATTGTCTGGAGGAGGAATTCTCACGGGAAGGTATGCTCTGGGGTCTGGGGCGGTTGGGCCAGGTACACCCCCAAGTGGTACGTCAGGCCGCTCCGCGCATCCAGGCCTGCCTAGCCGATTCGAATCCTCAGGTAATAACTCACGCGGTCTGGTGTTTGGGAATTATCGGGGTTCAGGAGGCTTCTTCGGACATCCGCCGTCTGGTGGACAACCCGCAGCCGGTCAAGCTGTATGAAGATGGCGTGTTGCGGGATACCACCGTGGGTCAAATCTCAGCAGAGGCTTTGGAACGTCTGGCATCCTACCCTGAGACAGATATCTAA